Genomic window (Arcobacter aquimarinus):
AATGATGAAATGTTAGATGTTATGTTTGGTGAATTTTGTTTAGGTAAATAAAGGAAAGTATGTGAAAAAGTTTTTATTTTTTATTTTTATGATATTTAGTTTTTCAAGTCTTTTTGCAAATCAGTGGGATGGATTTTTTAAAGAAACAGGTTTCCCTCGTAAAGTTATTGATGATGGTTCAATCGTTAAAGGAAAATTATATCAAGCTAAGATTACTTATCAAATTTCAAATAATGATGGAATAAAAGGTAATTTTGAAAATAGTGATACAGCAAAAGTTACTGTTACAAATAACAAAGGTAAAGTTATATCTACAAATAAATTTATGACTGTAGCTGAGTTGAGAACTTGGGGAAGAGTTAATCTTCTAGAAATATTATCTTCTATCTTAGGAGATGAAGAGTTAAGTAAAGAGAAAATAGCAGAATTGACAAAATTAGCTTCTGTTGCTCTTTTAAATAAAAATATTGATTAAAAATAACAAGCTATTTAAAACTTGTTATTTTGGAACTTCATAGCTAATAAGTTTAGCATTCTCTTTTGATATATCAATCCAACTATTACAGTCAAATTCTATTTCCATAATTCCACCCATTTGGAATTTTTCTTTGAAACCTACTAGTGTAACAGCAAGGGCAGTTAATGAAGGGTTATGACCTACTATTATCATAGAATCTATAGTATCAAATGTATAAGAAATAGTTTCTAATAATTCATTTACAAATGCCATATATAAGACATCATTTAACATTACAGTCTTATTATAATTTAAATATTTAGCAAATATTTCAGCTGTTTGACGAGTTCTATTTGCCGGACTTGATACAATTAAATCAATTTTATGATTTCTACTTGCAAAATCCTTAGCAATTTTTTCTGCTTCAGCTATTCCTTCTTTAGACAAGTTTCTATCATAGTCATCAATGTTTAAATCTTCATCTTCTTTTTTTGTGTGTCTTAATATATAAAGTTTTTTCATATTTACTCTTAAATAAAATAATAAACAGATTTTAAATAAATTTAGCTTTTTATTTTATAAAAGAATTCTTTATTAACTTATATTTGATAAAATTATGCAAAAAGGAGGGTAAAATGGAACAAACTAAAACAATTTTTTTACTTACATTTCTGACAGTATTATTTGTGTTTATAGGTTATTCTTTTGGAGGAACTTCAGGAATGTTGATAGCATTTTTAGTCGCAGGTGGAATGAATTTTTATGCATATTATTATTCTGATAAACAAGTTTTAAAACACTATGATGCAACTTTATTAGAGGATGTTAGACATCCAGTATATAGAATTACTCAAAAACTAACATCAAAGGCAGGACTTCCTATGCCTAAGGTTTATTTAATTCCTGATCATACTCCAAATGCTTTTGCAACAGGCAGAAATCATGAAAATGCAGCTATCGCTGTAACTATGGGATTATATGAAATGCTGAATGAAGATGAACTTGAAGGTGTAATTGCACATGAATTATCTCATATTAAACACTATGATATTTTAATAGGAACAATTGCTGCTGTTTTTGCAGGTGCTATTGCGATGATAGCTAATATGATGCAATTTAGTTCTATGATGGGAAATAATAGACAAAATGCTAACCCAATTATGATGATTATTATGGCTATTTTACTTCCAATAGCAGCATCAATTATACAAATGACAGTAAGTAGGAGTAGAGAATATATGGCAGATGAAGGAGCTGCAAGAATGACAGGAAATCCTGCAGGTTTACAAAGTGCATTATCAAAACTTGAAAATTATGCAAGAAGTGGTCATCAAATTCATAATGCGACTGAACAAACAGCTCATATGTTTATAATAAATCCATTTTCAGGATTGAAATCAAATCTTGGGAATTTATTTAGAACACATCCTACAACAGAAGATCGAATAGCAAGACTAGAAGAGTTAAAATTTGAATTAAGAACAAAATAATATAAATAAAAAAAGCAACCCTTGACCAAAGAGTTGCTTTTAGGTACGTATTCTATTTCAAATTAGATTAAAAATATCTTTAATTACTACTTTGTGTAAACTTTTTTAACATTTTCTATTTTAGATGACATATTAAGTAATACCATATCTGCAAGAACTAATGCCAT
Coding sequences:
- a CDS encoding SixA phosphatase family protein — protein: MKKLYILRHTKKEDEDLNIDDYDRNLSKEGIAEAEKIAKDFASRNHKIDLIVSSPANRTRQTAEIFAKYLNYNKTVMLNDVLYMAFVNELLETISYTFDTIDSMIIVGHNPSLTALAVTLVGFKEKFQMGGIMEIEFDCNSWIDISKENAKLISYEVPK
- the htpX gene encoding zinc metalloprotease HtpX: MEQTKTIFLLTFLTVLFVFIGYSFGGTSGMLIAFLVAGGMNFYAYYYSDKQVLKHYDATLLEDVRHPVYRITQKLTSKAGLPMPKVYLIPDHTPNAFATGRNHENAAIAVTMGLYEMLNEDELEGVIAHELSHIKHYDILIGTIAAVFAGAIAMIANMMQFSSMMGNNRQNANPIMMIIMAILLPIAASIIQMTVSRSREYMADEGAARMTGNPAGLQSALSKLENYARSGHQIHNATEQTAHMFIINPFSGLKSNLGNLFRTHPTTEDRIARLEELKFELRTK